The sequence GCATGCTGATGCGCGTCGAAGACGGCGCGTTCTCTTCGCGCCTGCTGGCAAATAGCGGATCTTCGGCGGTCAGGGTTCGGGTCTTCGAGGTTTTACGCTCGCTGCGCGCGCTGGACACGGTGCTCGCGCAGTACCTCCGACTCGGTCTCGAAGAACTCGATGCAGAGGTGCGCGTAGCCCTGCGCATGGGCCTTGCGGAGGCAATCCGTCTGGGCATGCCGCCACCATTGGCGACCGACGGCGCGGTGCGCCTCGTTCGGCGTCTCGGTAAGTCCTCGGCTTCAGGGATGGTCAACGCCGTCCTCAGGAAAGCATCTGCCGGGGCGTGGGAAACGCTGGGAGACTCGCCGGTCGATGTTCGGCTCTCCCACCCCGGGTGGCTCTACAGAAGGTGGGTCGATCATTTCGGCAATGAAGCTGCCGCGGCCGCCATGGCCGCGGCTCAGGAGCCGGCCCAGACCTGGGCCTGGTTCCTCGATGATAAGGCCCGCCACGAGCTCGTTGGCGCGGGAATGATGCTCGACGGCCACCCGTGGTGTCCGGGGGCCTGGTCTGCTCAGGAGAACCCCGGGCGACTTCTCCAGGCGGTGGAGAGCGGTGCCGCCTACGCCCAGGACCCGAGTTCGCAGGTAGTGGCGCATGTGGCCAAATCGCTGGTCGGAGCGACCGGCTGGTTCATCGATCTGTGTGCCGCTCCGGGAGGAAAGACTGCGCTACTGCTCGTTCACGGCGATTGGACTTGTGCTGTGGCGGCCGATCGACGGCTGAGCCGGACGCGCCTCATGGCTCCGTTGCTCGGTAGAGCGGGGGAATGCACGATAATCGTCGCCGACGCAACCTTGCCTTCCGTTCCGGTCGACCGTTGGGATCTCGTGTTGATCGATGCTCCCTGCACGGGCACTGGGACCTTCCGGCGCCATCCGGAGCTCAAGTGGCGGCTATCGCCGGAATCAATCGGCCGAATCGCGGAGCGACAACGAAAAATGTTGGCAGCGAGCCTCGATCTCGTCGCTCCGGGTGGCACTCTGCTGTACTCGACCTGCTCGGTGGAACCTGAGGAAAATGAAGACCTCTTCGCGGAACCTGTCAGAGGGTTCGACGTGGCAGACATCGAGTCGCACATACCTGCCGGCATGCCGTACATTTCGACCGCCGCCCGCGGCGTCCGCATTCTCCCGAACCCGTTGGGAGACGGCTTCACGATGCACGCGGTGAGACGCCGATGAAATCGAAGGGAGCTCTGAATTTCCAGAACTGAGTTCTCAATTCCGAATTTTGCATTCCCACCCAGCCCGCCCCGATACTCAGAGAGGGCGGGTGGGAATTGAGAATTCAAAATTGAGAATTCAAAATTCTGCGATGTCAGTCGTCGGATCCAAGATCGGCCTCGAGTTCTTCCCACTCCGCCATGAGTGTGTCGAGATCAGCGGCCAGCGTGTCGCGTTCCCGCTGCATCGATCGGACCTGTGATTCCGATGTCTTGTCGAAGAAGCCCGGTCTGCAGAACGCGCCGTCGATTTCCTCGATCCGCTGTTCGGCAGCTTCGATCGCGGTGGTGACCACCTCTCGGCGGAGCTCGAGTTGTTTGTGCCGCGCGGCGTGTTTGACCCTCGAGCCGGTTTTGGCCTGCCTCGATCCGGCCTTCTTCCGGGCCCGTTTTTCGCGCCGCACCCGTAACTCTACAGCCTCGGCGTCGAGGTGGTCGTCGCCGCAGCTTTCCAGGTACTCGCGGTAAGTGCCGGGATAGTCGTTGATGCCGTGTTCGGTGATCTCGAAGACCCTGGTGGCAAGCTGAGACACGAACCAGCGATCGTGGGAGACAAAGATCAGCGTGCCGTCGAAAGCGGCGAGACCCGCGACCAGCGCCTCAATGGCTTCGAGATCCAGGTGGTTCGTCGGCTCGTCAAGTACCAGCACGTTGGGCTCTGCCACCGCGAGGTGGGCAAAGATCAACCGAGCCGCTTCGCCGCCCGATAGACTCGGCAGTTTCTTCTCGACCTCGTCTCCCGAAAATAGCACCTTGCCGAGCCGACTTCGTACCGCACCGGTGCTCTCGCCGGTGCAGGCGGAAGCCAGCCAGCTTTCGATCGTGGCACTACTGCCTTCGAACGCCTGGCGGTGGTCCTGGGCGAAGTAACCGACGTGCACCTCGTGGCCCCACCTTACCTTGCCGGCATCGGCAGCCAACTCGCCGACGGCGATCTTGAGCAGGGTGGATTTGCCGATGCCGTTCGGCCCGATGATGGCCAGGCGGTCTCCTCGTCGAACGTTGAGGTCGATGCCGGACAGCACCTGGTTGTCGCCGAAAGCCTTGGCGAGTCGCTCGATCTTCAAGGCCTCCTTGCCGCTCGGGCGCCGTTGGCGGAAGCCGAAGACGGGGTATCGACGCGAAGAGCGGGCGAGCGGCTCGATAACGATGCGGTCCATCTGTTTGAGCTTGCTCTGCGCTTGCCGAGCCTTTGTCGCCTTGGCCCTGAATCGGTCGGCAAACGCCTTGTGCTCGGCGATTTTCTTCTCCTGCCGCGCGATCTCGCCTTCCTTTCGATTTCGTTCCTCGACCTTGGCATTGGTGAATGCCGAGTAGTTGCCGGTGTAGAGGGTGACGGTTTCGTAATCGATGTCGAGG is a genomic window of Acidobacteriota bacterium containing:
- a CDS encoding RsmB/NOP family class I SAM-dependent RNA methyltransferase encodes the protein MRLSADRLTAARMLMRVEDGAFSSRLLANSGSSAVRVRVFEVLRSLRALDTVLAQYLRLGLEELDAEVRVALRMGLAEAIRLGMPPPLATDGAVRLVRRLGKSSASGMVNAVLRKASAGAWETLGDSPVDVRLSHPGWLYRRWVDHFGNEAAAAAMAAAQEPAQTWAWFLDDKARHELVGAGMMLDGHPWCPGAWSAQENPGRLLQAVESGAAYAQDPSSQVVAHVAKSLVGATGWFIDLCAAPGGKTALLLVHGDWTCAVAADRRLSRTRLMAPLLGRAGECTIIVADATLPSVPVDRWDLVLIDAPCTGTGTFRRHPELKWRLSPESIGRIAERQRKMLAASLDLVAPGGTLLYSTCSVEPEENEDLFAEPVRGFDVADIESHIPAGMPYISTAARGVRILPNPLGDGFTMHAVRRR
- a CDS encoding ATP-binding cassette domain-containing protein, encoding MIAVNDLAKAYGSQTLFSDVSFQLNPGCRYGLVGANGSGKSTLLRIISGAEEQSGGSVSIPKRLRLGVLSQDHFSFENTPILEVVMMGHEELWNAMAEKERILEDSIDHFDGDRYAEVEDLIVSLDGYSFEARSGEILEGLGIPSELHRQSLSTLSGGFKLRVLLAQVLASDPGCLMLDEPTNHLDILSIRWLEKFLSTYQGCAVVISHDHRFLDNVCTHILDIDYETVTLYTGNYSAFTNAKVEERNRKEGEIARQEKKIAEHKAFADRFRAKATKARQAQSKLKQMDRIVIEPLARSSRRYPVFGFRQRRPSGKEALKIERLAKAFGDNQVLSGIDLNVRRGDRLAIIGPNGIGKSTLLKIAVGELAADAGKVRWGHEVHVGYFAQDHRQAFEGSSATIESWLASACTGESTGAVRSRLGKVLFSGDEVEKKLPSLSGGEAARLIFAHLAVAEPNVLVLDEPTNHLDLEAIEALVAGLAAFDGTLIFVSHDRWFVSQLATRVFEITEHGINDYPGTYREYLESCGDDHLDAEAVELRVRREKRARKKAGSRQAKTGSRVKHAARHKQLELRREVVTTAIEAAEQRIEEIDGAFCRPGFFDKTSESQVRSMQRERDTLAADLDTLMAEWEELEADLGSDD